A single region of the Lactobacillus isalae genome encodes:
- a CDS encoding teichoic acid D-Ala incorporation-associated protein DltX, whose amino-acid sequence MAENKDKQNDTKKKEIGLFIAKTLFYFAVLVVLVYLYSYSGIGAAKFIYKDF is encoded by the coding sequence ATGGCAGAAAATAAAGATAAGCAGAACGATACAAAGAAAAAGGAGATTGGCTTGTTTATTGCTAAAACTCTCTTTTACTTTGCAGTGCTTGTGGTGCTAGTTTACTTGTACTCATATAGTGGCATTGGAGCTGCAAAATTTATTTATAAAGATTTCTAG
- a CDS encoding YncE family protein, whose protein sequence is MKKFFKILFKLILILAIIAGASYGGYYGYQQYQKREQAKASFTSRPDVEKAKDGTSISPGHHNLAYFKKLLNEKYPDVYDAAYETPRASKIGSSVVIPGQVVTPSYDFNKKKITDADSMTPQGLTVAGKYLLITAYDSTHNHRSVIYCLDKKTGKYLKTIQVSGAPHLGGIAYDPIAKNIWVTGSQDDSSALMSFSLKKLAKYSYNKKKQPIQYDNVITLPTIERASCVTYYDNQLFVGFFNTDGQGQIASYPIARSGSFKGTITSDQIKAVTGQVSWALGSGSASMDRQIQGIAFYQNWIILSQSYGSKDSKLYFFPISALNYLDESNAEKVVIMPPYLEQIYVQNGQLLMLFESGSKAYARDQIMIVDRILSANINALLGG, encoded by the coding sequence ATGAAGAAATTTTTTAAGATTTTATTTAAACTCATCTTAATTCTGGCTATTATTGCTGGCGCTAGTTACGGCGGCTACTATGGATACCAGCAATATCAAAAACGAGAGCAGGCAAAAGCGTCTTTTACGTCTAGACCAGATGTAGAAAAGGCAAAGGATGGCACAAGCATTAGTCCTGGTCACCATAATCTGGCTTATTTTAAGAAGTTGCTAAATGAAAAATACCCTGATGTTTATGACGCAGCTTATGAAACACCTCGTGCGAGCAAAATAGGTAGTAGTGTTGTGATTCCTGGGCAGGTTGTAACGCCAAGCTATGATTTTAATAAAAAGAAAATCACAGATGCAGACTCAATGACTCCGCAAGGACTAACTGTAGCAGGGAAGTATTTACTGATTACTGCCTATGATTCAACTCATAATCATCGCTCAGTTATTTACTGCTTGGACAAAAAAACAGGTAAATATTTAAAGACTATTCAAGTTTCAGGGGCACCTCACTTAGGCGGTATTGCCTATGATCCAATTGCTAAAAATATTTGGGTAACAGGGAGTCAAGATGATTCCTCGGCCCTAATGTCCTTTTCATTAAAGAAACTAGCGAAATATAGTTATAATAAGAAAAAGCAACCGATTCAATATGATAATGTAATTACTTTGCCAACAATTGAACGAGCATCTTGTGTAACTTATTATGACAATCAACTATTTGTTGGTTTCTTTAATACTGATGGTCAAGGACAAATAGCAAGTTATCCAATTGCTCGTTCAGGCAGCTTTAAAGGGACAATCACTAGTGACCAAATTAAGGCAGTAACAGGACAAGTTTCTTGGGCGTTAGGATCAGGAAGTGCATCAATGGACCGGCAGATTCAGGGAATAGCTTTTTATCAAAACTGGATCATCTTGAGTCAGTCCTATGGAAGCAAGGATTCTAAGTTGTACTTTTTCCCAATTTCTGCTTTGAATTACTTAGATGAAAGCAATGCGGAAAAAGTTGTTATTATGCCACCATACTTAGAACAAATTTATGTTCAAAATGGGCAACTGCTGATGTTATTTGAATCAGGATCAAAAGCTTATGCACGCGATCAAATAATGATTGTTGATCGGATTTTATCGGCAAATATTAATGCCTTATTAGGGGGTTAA
- the cbpB gene encoding cyclic-di-AMP-binding protein CbpB, giving the protein MFSPSIQSLIEEKAGSFIIPASRIAFVEDENPLYHAFLILTKMKYSKIPVLDKNQKVVGLISLSMITDKMLTPDNIIIEPLSDLKVKDVMQTNFEAINFAHTNLETQLHLLVDNTFIPVVNDNNIFQGLLTRREWIKAFNYVTHSIDEKYDITEKDRPQKENQISKI; this is encoded by the coding sequence ATGTTCTCACCATCAATTCAATCCTTGATTGAAGAAAAAGCAGGTTCATTTATTATTCCTGCCTCTAGAATTGCATTTGTAGAAGATGAAAATCCGCTCTACCATGCATTTTTAATTCTTACTAAAATGAAATACTCAAAAATTCCAGTTTTAGATAAGAATCAAAAAGTGGTCGGCTTAATTAGCTTATCGATGATCACTGATAAGATGTTAACGCCTGATAATATCATTATCGAACCACTATCAGACTTAAAAGTTAAAGATGTAATGCAGACAAACTTTGAAGCAATCAACTTTGCACATACTAATCTTGAAACACAGTTGCATCTTTTAGTTGATAATACTTTTATTCCAGTTGTAAATGACAATAATATTTTTCAAGGATTGCTTACGAGAAGAGAATGGATTAAGGCTTTTAATTACGTTACCCATTCAATTGATGAAAAATATGATATTACTGAAAAAGACAGACCTCAGAAAGAAAATCAAATTTCTAAAATTTAA
- a CDS encoding heavy metal translocating P-type ATPase, which produces MRHQWKFFTILGIGVIAAILDFLCGAPKIGTWPVSGILIDIFGIFMAITMLREMIHTLESGRWGVDILAIIAVVSTMVVGDYWAAWMILIMLTGGDSLEDYATSQADKELRSLLKNSPRIADKLVNGKIEEVKVDDLKIGDIVLIKPGSQVPVDGEIIKGNSSFDQSSLTGESVPVDKKVGDDLMSGSINGDAAVEMKVTKAAKDSEYQSIVALVKSSEAKPAKFVKMADRYAVPFTIISLIIGIAAMITSAVTNPALGWQGHFLRFAQVMVVASPCPLLIAAPVAMVSGMSSMSRSHIIVKSGTTLEKLSRTLTFAFDKTGTLTENQLVIDQVILAKGSSISKEELQSLAASVEQQSSHVIATSLVKSTDKNLIKPVTNLKEATAKGVSGNVDGKLVKVGKLSYVDPDQEKITVNSTAVFVSIDNKFAGYITFQDQIRKNTPETIARLRRQGVKQIMMLTGDRRSVADKVAKEAGIRESEVHADLLPAQKIQAIRDVKPDLRPVAMVGDGVNDAPSLMAADVGIAMGAKGATAASESADAVIMVNDISKVNDAVAISKHTMKVAHVDIITAICIVILIELIAFTGIIPAFWGAILQEVVDLITILLALLAKTKPTNPKQTGIEK; this is translated from the coding sequence ATGAGACACCAATGGAAATTTTTTACAATTCTTGGAATTGGTGTTATTGCAGCAATTTTAGACTTTCTTTGCGGAGCGCCTAAAATTGGTACATGGCCCGTTTCAGGTATTTTAATTGATATCTTTGGAATTTTTATGGCAATCACAATGCTACGCGAAATGATTCATACGCTTGAATCAGGGCGCTGGGGTGTAGATATCCTAGCAATTATTGCCGTTGTTTCAACCATGGTTGTTGGAGACTACTGGGCAGCTTGGATGATCTTAATCATGCTTACTGGTGGTGATTCACTTGAAGATTACGCTACTAGTCAAGCTGACAAGGAATTACGTTCCTTATTGAAAAATTCACCAAGAATCGCTGATAAGTTAGTTAACGGCAAGATTGAAGAAGTTAAGGTTGACGACTTAAAAATTGGCGATATTGTGTTAATTAAGCCAGGTAGCCAAGTTCCAGTAGATGGAGAAATCATTAAAGGTAATTCTAGCTTTGACCAATCGTCTTTAACTGGTGAGTCAGTTCCAGTAGATAAAAAAGTCGGCGATGATTTAATGTCAGGATCAATTAATGGGGATGCAGCCGTAGAAATGAAAGTTACTAAAGCTGCTAAAGATTCTGAATATCAGTCAATCGTGGCCTTGGTTAAGTCTTCAGAAGCAAAACCAGCTAAGTTCGTTAAGATGGCTGACCGTTACGCTGTACCATTCACCATTATTTCTTTAATTATTGGTATTGCAGCTATGATCACTTCCGCTGTAACTAATCCAGCACTAGGTTGGCAAGGGCACTTCTTGCGTTTTGCACAAGTTATGGTTGTTGCATCTCCTTGTCCATTGTTAATCGCTGCTCCAGTTGCAATGGTATCTGGTATGAGTTCAATGTCACGTAGCCACATTATCGTTAAGTCTGGTACTACACTTGAGAAGCTATCTCGAACTTTAACTTTTGCTTTTGATAAAACCGGTACGTTAACTGAGAACCAATTGGTTATTGACCAAGTTATTTTAGCTAAAGGCAGCTCAATTTCAAAAGAAGAACTACAAAGCTTAGCTGCTAGTGTTGAACAACAATCCAGTCACGTTATTGCCACTTCATTAGTAAAAAGCACCGATAAAAACTTAATTAAACCAGTTACCAACTTGAAAGAAGCTACTGCTAAGGGTGTTAGCGGCAACGTTGATGGTAAGTTAGTTAAAGTTGGTAAACTTTCTTATGTTGATCCCGATCAAGAAAAAATTACTGTTAATTCAACGGCTGTCTTTGTTTCAATCGACAATAAATTTGCTGGATACATTACTTTCCAAGATCAAATTAGAAAGAATACGCCAGAAACAATTGCCCGTCTTCGCCGTCAAGGTGTTAAGCAAATCATGATGTTAACTGGTGACCGTAGATCTGTAGCTGATAAAGTTGCTAAAGAAGCTGGAATTAGAGAAAGCGAAGTACATGCTGATTTACTTCCTGCCCAAAAGATTCAAGCTATTAGAGACGTTAAGCCTGACCTAAGACCAGTTGCAATGGTTGGGGATGGTGTTAACGATGCACCTAGTTTAATGGCCGCTGATGTTGGTATTGCTATGGGTGCTAAAGGAGCAACCGCTGCTAGCGAAAGTGCCGATGCCGTTATTATGGTTAATGACATTTCTAAAGTTAATGATGCTGTTGCAATTTCTAAACATACTATGAAAGTAGCCCATGTCGACATCATCACTGCAATTTGTATCGTTATCTTAATTGAATTAATTGCCTTTACTGGCATTATCCCAGCCTTCTGGGGTGCAATCTTGCAAGAAGTTGTTGACTTAATTACTATCTTACTTGCTCTTCTTGCTAAGACTAAGCCAACCAATCCTAAACAAACGGGAATTGAAAAATAA
- a CDS encoding cation:proton antiporter, translating into MHFLGELILILLATTLLGQLFSRLNMPAVIGQLLSGILLGPAILGLVKPNEIISLFSEFGVILLMFLAGLESDLDLLKKYFKLSFTVAGIGVVLPVFFMGIASYLFGMNFLEALFIGIVFAATSVSISVVVLQEANQIHTRAGTAILGAAVVDDILAVIVLSLFTTFSHEGGKSGLTNNFFINLLIEIVYFVAVWAVFKFVAPYFMKLAEKVEVDYAVVIGSLVLALSMAWAADFVGLSAVVGAFFGGLAIRQTPQYKEVQSSVSAIGYSIFIPVFFVNIGLSMTFASFVKDIWFIIVMTILAVVSKFWAGKYSSELFGFTKNEGNIVGAGMVSRGEVALIVAQIGITHHLFPEDIYSSLILVIIITTVLSPFILNHYIKRELKND; encoded by the coding sequence ATGCACTTTTTAGGAGAATTAATATTAATTCTGCTGGCCACTACGCTGTTAGGACAATTATTTTCCCGTCTTAATATGCCAGCAGTTATCGGTCAATTGTTATCAGGGATCTTATTAGGTCCAGCCATTTTAGGGCTAGTTAAACCAAATGAAATTATTTCACTTTTTTCAGAGTTCGGAGTAATTTTGTTAATGTTCCTAGCGGGGCTTGAAAGTGATTTGGATTTATTAAAAAAATACTTCAAATTAAGTTTCACAGTTGCTGGTATCGGTGTAGTATTGCCTGTATTTTTCATGGGAATTGCTAGCTACTTATTTGGAATGAATTTCCTAGAAGCATTATTCATTGGAATTGTATTTGCAGCGACAAGCGTTTCAATCTCAGTTGTAGTTCTACAAGAAGCTAATCAAATTCACACACGTGCTGGTACAGCCATTTTAGGAGCAGCTGTAGTCGATGATATTTTAGCCGTTATTGTTTTAAGTTTATTCACTACCTTTAGTCATGAGGGTGGCAAGAGTGGGCTGACTAACAATTTCTTTATTAATTTATTAATTGAGATAGTTTACTTTGTCGCTGTTTGGGCTGTCTTTAAATTTGTTGCTCCATATTTCATGAAGCTAGCTGAAAAAGTTGAAGTTGACTATGCTGTTGTCATTGGCTCACTTGTGTTAGCTTTATCAATGGCTTGGGCTGCAGACTTTGTCGGTTTAAGTGCAGTTGTTGGTGCCTTCTTTGGTGGACTTGCAATAAGACAAACACCTCAATATAAAGAAGTTCAATCCTCAGTCAGTGCAATTGGATATTCAATTTTTATTCCAGTGTTTTTTGTAAACATTGGTTTATCAATGACATTTGCAAGCTTTGTTAAAGATATCTGGTTCATTATCGTGATGACCATTTTAGCTGTAGTATCTAAATTCTGGGCTGGTAAATATTCAAGCGAATTATTTGGTTTTACTAAAAATGAAGGAAATATTGTTGGTGCCGGCATGGTGTCACGTGGTGAAGTAGCTTTAATTGTCGCTCAAATTGGGATTACGCACCATCTCTTCCCTGAAGATATCTATTCAAGTTTAATCTTGGTAATCATTATTACTACTGTTCTTTCACCGTTTATCTTGAATCACTATATAAAACGTGAACTAAAAAATGACTAA
- a CDS encoding DUF4097 family beta strand repeat-containing protein: MLNIANQKVVNQDYSLPKFTKVDIDIPTGDVALKAGNKYHVSYSGLEKIAPEVKVEDNKLKIGFKNQVTHIRLFNFKQLNSKIVVEMPKKQLESLNVDNSNGNFSADYLAVKTGDIDLSNGSIDIKDLKTKDGISFDTSRGNIRIESSNASGYDLDTSLGKITISGKKQGDSFEKNSDSRNVLEADTSLGSISVN, encoded by the coding sequence ATGCTTAATATAGCTAATCAAAAAGTTGTTAATCAGGATTATTCACTTCCTAAATTTACTAAAGTAGATATAGATATTCCAACGGGAGATGTAGCTTTAAAAGCAGGAAATAAATATCATGTTAGTTACTCTGGACTAGAAAAAATTGCTCCTGAAGTTAAGGTTGAAGATAACAAATTAAAAATTGGTTTTAAGAATCAAGTTACCCACATTCGTTTATTCAATTTTAAGCAATTAAATTCTAAAATCGTCGTTGAAATGCCGAAAAAACAATTAGAAAGTTTAAATGTTGATAATTCAAATGGTAATTTTAGTGCTGATTATTTAGCAGTGAAAACAGGCGATATTGATTTATCAAACGGCAGTATCGATATTAAAGATTTGAAGACTAAAGATGGAATTAGTTTTGATACTTCAAGAGGAAATATTAGAATTGAGAGCAGTAATGCGAGTGGTTATGATTTAGATACTTCTCTTGGGAAAATTACAATTAGTGGTAAAAAGCAAGGTGATTCTTTTGAAAAGAATAGTGACTCTAGGAATGTTTTAGAAGCAGACACTTCTTTGGGTAGTATTTCAGTAAATTAG
- a CDS encoding ATP-binding cassette domain-containing protein: MKKMLFKYSNKFKFVLMIIFGLIASFQNIIMANIVQTLTNIATNKNWNKIAQFLLVIVSALIITLIASLVFNRLRIDTIRETNIYLRTHIFSGMLEESKDKNNDSLGFLTNDFKLLETNRFDAQIEIIMQIFSLVLALGYALAVNWLLTLLFLVGSFIPMVVSNVFQKPIQESSEKWTSANSKYVNQTKNFLAGVETLHLYDGQNQAVAKNKKTISKLEQALSNMNLLNLDTNSWINFVGNIVTFLMPFLFGIYLVVKGQTSLGALFAIVQLANSFVNPILFILDDRSKLSTTKKIVEKVNDFLDKEKDAENRKVISLQDLQVEDLILKRDGKQLATGIDLNIKSSKKIAVIGPSGAGKSTLLQFLLYGKYGKAEAIRLNDKRVKAGTFPDLFSYASQAPVIFADSLLFNLTLGKDISREKVEEVCNKLDLSGLIKEKGFDYQLGDAADKLSGGQLARIELARAILVERPVLLLDEINASLDKKTSDIIHKYLLVSNLTFVEVIHHYEESELKQYDEILDLKDYI, from the coding sequence ATGAAGAAAATGCTGTTTAAGTATTCAAATAAATTTAAATTCGTATTGATGATTATCTTTGGCTTAATCGCTAGTTTTCAAAATATTATTATGGCTAATATTGTTCAAACTCTAACTAATATTGCTACTAATAAGAATTGGAATAAAATTGCACAATTTTTATTAGTTATTGTTAGTGCCTTAATTATTACTTTGATAGCTAGTTTAGTCTTTAACCGGTTAAGAATAGATACGATTAGAGAAACAAATATATATCTTAGAACGCATATTTTTAGCGGGATGTTAGAAGAATCAAAAGATAAAAACAATGATAGTTTAGGATTTTTAACTAATGATTTTAAGCTTCTTGAAACTAATCGTTTTGACGCTCAAATTGAAATTATTATGCAGATTTTCTCATTAGTATTAGCACTAGGCTATGCTTTAGCAGTTAATTGGCTACTTACATTACTATTCCTAGTTGGATCTTTTATTCCAATGGTTGTTTCTAATGTTTTTCAAAAGCCGATTCAAGAATCTTCTGAAAAGTGGACTAGTGCTAATAGTAAGTATGTTAATCAGACTAAAAACTTCTTAGCAGGTGTTGAAACGCTACATTTGTATGATGGTCAAAATCAGGCGGTTGCTAAAAATAAAAAAACAATTTCTAAGCTAGAACAAGCATTGAGTAATATGAATCTCTTAAACCTTGATACGAACTCATGGATTAATTTTGTTGGGAATATTGTTACGTTTCTGATGCCATTTCTATTTGGAATTTATTTAGTTGTAAAAGGACAAACAAGCTTAGGAGCTTTATTTGCAATTGTGCAATTAGCTAATTCATTTGTAAATCCAATTTTATTCATCTTAGATGATAGAAGCAAATTGTCTACTACTAAGAAGATTGTTGAGAAGGTTAATGACTTTTTAGATAAAGAAAAAGATGCAGAAAATAGAAAAGTTATAAGTTTACAGGATCTACAAGTAGAAGATTTGATCTTAAAGAGAGATGGTAAGCAATTAGCTACTGGGATTGACTTAAACATCAAGTCAAGTAAGAAAATTGCTGTCATTGGACCATCTGGAGCAGGAAAGTCGACTTTATTGCAGTTCTTACTATATGGAAAATATGGAAAAGCAGAGGCGATTAGATTAAATGATAAAAGAGTAAAAGCTGGTACATTTCCAGACTTATTCTCATATGCAAGCCAAGCACCGGTTATTTTTGCAGATAGCTTATTGTTTAATTTAACCTTAGGAAAAGATATTTCCCGGGAGAAGGTAGAAGAAGTTTGCAATAAATTGGACTTAAGTGGACTAATTAAAGAAAAAGGCTTTGATTATCAATTAGGGGATGCAGCTGATAAATTATCTGGTGGTCAGTTAGCAAGAATTGAATTAGCGCGAGCAATTTTGGTGGAAAGACCGGTTCTATTACTTGATGAAATTAATGCTTCTCTTGATAAGAAAACTTCTGATATAATTCATAAATATTTACTAGTTTCAAATTTAACTTTTGTTGAAGTAATTCACCATTATGAAGAAAGTGAATTGAAGCAATATGACGAAATACTTGATTTAAAGGACTATATTTAG
- a CDS encoding Rgg/GadR/MutR family transcriptional regulator, which yields MYGHEFKELRLEQGITQKEACSGICSESKLSRWENDQVEVEFSTAMKLLNRIHITSHEFMGWSKFSPRPETDTEVINAIDKDDVSLTKRIAKKQLDKYHKSKNPFDLLATVSLFNQLVILDNKNYLPEIDQIKLANIFSKVTIWTEYYLALFGNSIFLLNSKQVYGIARLILKDSDRIKSADTSYDLEGMLGVLGDSIIKMILSNDLQHTRSLLKEINKIELPHYMMFFTLTFKYLEKIANYVEDKNEQPILKLIATLVQIDCPVQAEIYLDIFKQVKKTHEKRRS from the coding sequence ATGTATGGTCATGAATTCAAAGAATTACGCTTAGAACAAGGTATTACGCAAAAAGAAGCTTGCAGTGGAATCTGTTCCGAATCCAAATTATCACGCTGGGAAAACGATCAGGTCGAGGTTGAATTTAGTACAGCAATGAAACTACTAAATAGAATTCACATTACTAGTCACGAATTTATGGGCTGGTCTAAGTTTTCACCACGACCAGAAACTGACACTGAGGTAATAAACGCAATAGACAAAGATGATGTTTCACTTACTAAGCGAATTGCTAAAAAACAGTTAGACAAATACCATAAATCGAAAAATCCTTTTGATCTTTTAGCAACAGTTTCTTTATTTAATCAATTAGTCATCCTAGATAATAAAAATTATCTTCCAGAAATTGATCAAATTAAATTAGCTAATATTTTTTCAAAAGTAACTATCTGGACGGAATACTATCTTGCCCTTTTTGGTAATTCAATTTTTCTTTTAAATTCAAAACAAGTATATGGAATCGCAAGATTAATTCTTAAAGATTCTGATCGCATTAAGTCTGCAGATACAAGTTATGACTTAGAAGGTATGCTCGGCGTTTTAGGAGACTCCATAATTAAAATGATTTTAAGCAATGATCTTCAACATACACGCTCATTACTTAAAGAGATCAATAAAATTGAACTTCCTCACTACATGATGTTTTTCACTTTAACCTTTAAGTATTTAGAAAAAATTGCTAACTACGTTGAGGATAAAAATGAGCAGCCAATCCTTAAACTTATTGCAACATTAGTGCAAATAGATTGTCCCGTTCAAGCAGAAATCTATCTTGATATATTCAAACAAGTTAAAAAAACACATGAAAAAAGGAGGTCCTAA
- the pcp gene encoding pyroglutamyl-peptidase I: protein MKILVTGFDPFGGDKINPAIEAVKRLPDEINGAEIVKLEIPTVFNKSAEVVKEAIENENPDYVLNVGQAGGRFGLTPERVAININDGRIPDNEGYQPLGEPIHEDGETAYFTQLPIKAEAKAIRDAGLPASVSNTAGTYVCNHIMYQVQYMRDKEFSNIKAGFIHIPFLPEQVVNRPNTPSMALDDIVKGLTAALGAIVERDGKGDIKAVEGATH, encoded by the coding sequence ATGAAGATTCTAGTAACAGGTTTTGATCCCTTTGGCGGAGATAAAATTAATCCAGCAATTGAAGCAGTTAAAAGACTGCCTGATGAAATTAATGGTGCAGAAATTGTTAAGTTAGAAATTCCAACTGTCTTCAATAAGTCAGCTGAAGTTGTCAAAGAAGCAATTGAAAACGAAAATCCTGATTATGTCTTAAATGTTGGTCAGGCTGGTGGTCGTTTTGGTTTAACTCCAGAGCGAGTAGCAATTAACATCAATGATGGGCGTATTCCAGACAATGAGGGCTACCAACCACTTGGTGAACCAATTCATGAAGATGGCGAAACTGCCTACTTTACACAATTGCCAATTAAGGCAGAAGCAAAAGCAATTAGGGATGCAGGTTTGCCAGCTAGCGTTTCAAATACTGCCGGCACTTATGTATGTAATCATATTATGTATCAAGTTCAGTATATGAGAGATAAGGAATTTTCTAATATTAAGGCAGGATTTATTCATATTCCTTTCTTACCTGAACAAGTTGTAAATCGTCCTAATACACCATCAATGGCCCTTGATGATATTGTTAAAGGGTTAACTGCAGCTCTTGGCGCAATTGTTGAACGTGATGGCAAAGGTGATATTAAAGCAGTTGAAGGAGCAACTCACTAG
- a CDS encoding DUF979 domain-containing protein, with product MQNTINFLLAILYALIGLCMAVAGIETLRDKTNKVRIGTAVFWFFLAIIFAFGDWIPAVVSGAMVLVIGILALFKQIQVGNLPKLDPKTAQEGAKRLGAKVFLPSIVLALTSILIAQFTPLGGQVGIGIGAVVSLVLAIFLTKAPAKQVFKDSQRMVRSVGAPGVLPQLLAMLGVVFTTCGVGKLTADMISHVFPAGNHFLGVALYCIAMALFTYIMGNAFAAFAVITAAIGIPFVIAQGANPVVVAAIGMTSGYCGTLVTPMAANFNTLPVALLEMKDQMGVIKQQAPIAVILLIVQIGLMYFLAF from the coding sequence ATGCAAAATACGATTAATTTTTTACTTGCCATTCTTTATGCTTTGATTGGTTTATGTATGGCAGTTGCTGGGATTGAAACATTAAGAGATAAGACAAACAAGGTAAGAATTGGAACCGCCGTTTTTTGGTTCTTTTTAGCAATTATTTTTGCCTTTGGAGATTGGATTCCAGCAGTTGTATCGGGTGCAATGGTTTTAGTAATTGGAATTTTAGCCTTATTTAAACAAATTCAGGTTGGTAACTTGCCTAAGTTAGATCCTAAAACTGCACAAGAAGGGGCTAAGCGTTTAGGTGCAAAAGTATTTTTACCAAGTATTGTATTGGCATTGACTTCTATTTTAATTGCTCAGTTCACTCCACTTGGTGGTCAAGTCGGAATTGGTATCGGTGCAGTTGTTTCACTCGTCTTGGCTATTTTCTTAACTAAGGCGCCGGCTAAGCAAGTCTTTAAAGATTCTCAGCGGATGGTACGTAGCGTTGGTGCGCCAGGTGTCTTGCCTCAACTATTAGCTATGCTTGGAGTAGTCTTTACTACTTGCGGTGTTGGTAAGTTAACCGCTGATATGATTAGTCATGTTTTTCCAGCAGGAAACCACTTCTTAGGAGTAGCGTTATACTGTATTGCAATGGCACTCTTTACTTATATCATGGGTAACGCTTTTGCGGCCTTTGCTGTAATTACAGCTGCAATTGGAATTCCGTTTGTAATTGCTCAAGGTGCTAATCCAGTAGTTGTTGCGGCAATTGGAATGACGTCTGGATATTGTGGTACCTTAGTAACACCAATGGCAGCTAACTTTAATACATTACCGGTTGCACTTTTAGAAATGAAAGATCAGATGGGCGTTATTAAGCAACAAGCTCCAATCGCAGTTATCTTATTGATTGTTCAAATTGGTTTAATGTACTTTTTAGCATTTTAG
- a CDS encoding DUF969 domain-containing protein: MEYLKLLGILIIVVGFVLKWDTTAVVVIAAIVTGLFSGMDFVKLLEVIGKSFVDNRMVSLFFLTLPMIGLVESHGLRDYAVNAIKKLKKLTAGKILNIYLLIRELAGVFGISLQGQVQFVRPLISPMVIAAAEDQDKKKLTESEIDLIKGRSAAVDNFGNFFAQNLFVASGGVLLISSTMKSLGYKVDPVGIVINTIPIAIITFVLVFAYNLYFDRQMKKWEGQ, from the coding sequence ATGGAATATTTAAAGCTGTTAGGCATATTAATAATTGTAGTCGGCTTTGTCCTAAAATGGGATACGACCGCAGTTGTAGTTATTGCAGCAATTGTAACAGGACTATTCTCAGGGATGGACTTTGTTAAGTTGCTAGAAGTAATTGGAAAAAGTTTTGTAGACAATCGAATGGTAAGTTTATTTTTCTTAACTTTACCGATGATTGGACTAGTTGAATCTCACGGATTAAGAGATTATGCGGTTAATGCAATTAAAAAACTGAAAAAATTAACTGCGGGAAAGATTTTAAATATTTACCTTTTAATTCGTGAATTAGCAGGTGTATTTGGAATATCTCTTCAGGGACAAGTTCAATTTGTTCGTCCACTAATTTCTCCAATGGTAATTGCTGCTGCTGAAGACCAAGATAAGAAGAAGTTAACTGAGTCAGAAATTGACTTGATTAAGGGCCGGAGTGCAGCAGTTGATAACTTCGGTAACTTCTTTGCTCAAAACTTATTTGTAGCTTCTGGTGGAGTACTTTTGATTTCTTCCACAATGAAATCACTTGGTTATAAAGTTGACCCAGTTGGTATTGTAATTAATACGATTCCAATTGCGATTATCACATTTGTTTTGGTTTTTGCTTATAATCTTTACTTTGACCGTCAAATGAAGAAATGGGAGGGGCAATAA